The Onthophagus taurus isolate NC chromosome 6, IU_Otau_3.0, whole genome shotgun sequence region AACGAAGGAGTGCGAAATTGTTGTAACAGATCTGAGGCCTGGTACTGAATATACTTTTAGTGTCAGGGCAGTAAATAGAGTTGGCCCTGGTCCGTTTTCGGAATATACAAATATATGTAGTGGGGCAGCACCTCCAAATTGGCCTGAAAATGTTGTAGTCATCAGCGAATCACCAAAACATGTTATTGTGTCTTGGAGCGAACCTAGAGATAATGGGGCGACTATTAAAGAATACAAATTAGAAATGAGTCCAGGTTTATCAAAATCCCCCATGCAATCATGTAGCAGTGAATCAAAAGAGTCTTTAACTGGTAGAGATTTACGAAATATACCTAACGATGATCAATTCCAAATGGTTTATCAAGGACCCGCCTTGAGCAGTGATATCAAaagtaagtttaaaaaaaaatttttaataatttaaatcttataataaatttaattttagatttaacaCCGTCCACAATATACTTTTTCCGCGTACAAGCGTGTAACAGCGCAGGATGTAGTCCTTTCTGTCCAATTGTAGAAGCTAAAACTCCCCCTGCGCCACCTTCCCTAATTTCAACACCAAAATCAATGGTAACCCCGACAAGCATTCACTTGTGTTGGCAAGAACCCGAATGTTACGGATGTCCcgttatttattataacatcGAATTAGGCGAGCAAAGTTACAGAACGGAAGGATCCGAATCCGAATTTACCATTGAAGATCTAACGCCTAATACAGTGTACAAAGTAAAATTGCAAGCAATTAGTTCCGTGGGTATAGGTCCATTTACGACCGTGAAATTAATGACCGCGCGATTGCCGCCAAGCCCACCAAAACTTGAATGCATTGGGACTAGTTACAATTACCTGAAATTGAAATGGGGCGATGGAAAGAATCAAGATTATACGACGTATTATTTAGAAATGGCTAATAATAGAACGAACGAGTTTCAGAGGATATTTAAAGGAACTTCTCTTACCTTCAAGGTTACTAAATTACAAGAAATTACCATATATCGGTTTAGAATAAGTGCTAAAAACGATGCTGGAAAAGGAGAGTTTTCTGAtgtttatgaatttaaaaCCATCATTGCCCCACCTGCTGCTGTTCGAACACCGAAAGTTATTGAAGTTGAACAAAGACAATGCGTCTTGGAATGGAATGTTTCGAAAAATAATACGaacgataaaattatttatattgtgcAGCTCACCAAATTAAGAGAGCAAGATTATAAAGAAGTAAGttgtaactttattttttaatatgatgttattatttattactttatagGTATATAGAGGTTCAGAAATAACCTGTACTTTAGATCATTTAGATCCTGGTACAGATTACAGCGTTCGCGTTCTTCCGGTTCGTATGACGTCAACCGGGGAATTACTTGGTCCTCATTCATCCGACGCTACGTTTAAAACGGTAGCAATCGAACCGTTGGTATCTTCAAGGTCTCAGTCGTCCACAGGCGGAAGTCCGTTGCATACCAGACATAAAGCACACACCACGTGGCCGTACGTTAACTTTAAAACCATAACAAAACAACAAAAGGTGTTCCTTATGGCGGTATTGGTAACCATATTCAGCATTTTGGTCTCTATGGTTATCGGTAAGATGGCGATCTGAAGAGAAAACGCGCTCTCTTGGTGCAATTAATTATATATCTTTTCTCTCTCTATCTCACATACACAcgcagaaaaaaaaacacactCTCTATTATCCTATTCAATTACATTTAGGTCATAAATTTACTATATTATCGTAAAAGTAATcgatgaaaacaaaaatgaattaaaaaaaagaacaaaaatttattaaaaaataaaaattaagtgaaagaagaaagaaatagTGAAAACGTTTAAGAaaagtatattatttttattgcgttttttttaatagcgggggatttttttttggtttttgataATGGAAAgagataaagaagaaaatgaaacgAAAAAGGAGAAAGAACGCTCCCTTGtcttaagtattattattaaacaggGCTTactattatatatatatatatataaatatattttatcaatatataaaaatttatatatattatacgAAATGAATATAAcgtttatatacatatatatgcCTTCATCGCGAATCTTTAATTCGTAAATATattgtatatgtatatagaCGATTATATTAGAGGACCAAAGCGCTTTGTTTTGGTATTTTTATATGTGGTTTTCCGTACTCTGTTTTCTCGGTGCTAAGTGATGTGATGCGGCGCCGTGGCCCCTCCAAACCATATGGGGGAACGAGCGCTGTTTGCTAATATgataatattgtatttttgttattcCAGTCAgatgtatattaaatattaaacgaaaaaaaaaattaaataataaaaaaaaacatatatcTTATATGTGGTTGATGgttaaattattatgttatataaaataaatgaattttactATTATCTAATTGAGATGTAAGTGGCTGGATTTGTATTTGTACCtagataattaaaacaaaaattattactgtTCCATGTATgcgaaaaaaaatctatttactatttaaaaaaaaaaatgtaaacaaattgataaattaacgcaattattaattgataagGAATTGATATGTTTATATGTATACACAGATAtgggaattaattaaaatgggCGAGTATATATAAAAAGATAATGTTATTATAAACGCATATATGAGGATCTGTATAACTATGGTGTTAAAAGTGTAGTTATAACGATGCAATCTAATCaacttcattaatttttattattcagtTGGATATAGTGGGAAATTGTATTTCGTGCTCATGCACAAAATTCAAACAGagatatattaatatataggtatatatacacatatataaatataaataaatgaattatattttatgtactaCAACAAAGTTTCTTATTTCAACCATCTTTATTTTTCCAataacatcaaattttttaattattttaaaaagaaatttattatcttaacagaaatattacataaaacaatttttgtacttgTCACACTCTTCTACataattaacaaagaaaaagacttttttaacaaaaattaattgtgctAACATCTAATATTGTGGAATACCAATAATCCAGGAATCCAGTAAAGTCTCGAATTATCGGAAGTCTACTTATTTTGACTAGATACATTAAATGGCAgtgtttttgatttacttaAATTAGACTAGAAATCATACCAAGTTGCACATCTCAATATTTTCACCCTTATATTTACTgaaatctttaatattaacatcTTTCCCATATCCAAATTCAATGATACACCCTTCAAAATAATTCGCAAATATCCCCtgatatttttgtgatatttcttTTGGTAATCCgcctaaataaaaaactttatcgTCTACATTCAAGGTACCATTGTAATGCTCAATTTctatattaatttctttttggtctaattttaaaacaaaaggttcaaaatttacttccaaaCTGTGCCACAATCCATCCGATATTTTTGGGAAATCCAAAACTTGTAAGATTTCGTCGTAATTTCCGATGGAATACACTATTTTTAAGTGACcattttcaattccaattcCTAAataactttgcgatttttccGTCCATAAAATTAATCCGTTTTGAGAAACAGtcgtaaaatttaaataaaaatttgtgcTAAACGAATTTAGGTCCCTTTTTTTATCTAACCCTTTACTGATTATAATATAACTGTTTTTTGAGAACATCGGGGTTTTAACTGAGATTGTGGTTTCGCAAAACGCGCCTGAGTAACCAATTGTACAAGCGCATCTATTTTCAAGGCATTTTCCGTTATTCTCACAATGTTTTTCTTCGCATGATGGTATCTCTTCACATTTTTCTCCGTAATATGGATCAGGACAAGAACAATGTGGATTTAAATTAGGATCTAACCAACAAGATCCATTATTTTCGCAATAATCTCCTCCGCATGGAGTTCCATCGCAATCAACAATATTTCTTGAAGATTTTATGGTTGTTGAAGTTAACGGAATTCGTTgggaatttataaaaaagtttctgATACATCCCATAAACGGAATTGGATACGAAATCGTCGCTTCATTAGGAAGTATTGATAAGTCTGGAAGTCCACCCAAATAAATCGTCTCCCCAGACAAATTTAATAGATCCCCATTATTTAAGATAGCCGTTGTTACAATTCCATCAACGAATAAATACGTTTTTCTCCCATACAttcctacatttattttatgcCAATTTCCCAGAACTAAGAGTTTATTACTTCGCAACGAAATTAAATCGCTCGTTAAGATTCGATGTCGACTCGGTAATAAACGAATCTCCAAGACACTACCATGaagaaaaatcgaaataaaatctcttttcccaataaataaaactaatccACGATCACTTAACGGTCTCaattcaaaatcaatattGAATTTAATCAATTCGAAAACAACTGGATCTAACGTTAAATAAGATCTTATTCCGGAGAATCCAACATCGCTGATTATTGTTTCTAAttgaataaaagaaataaattaataaaatacaataaaatctcgatataacggaccttgttagttctagttttacactcacactgtcactagaactaatactgtgactagaactaacactagacctagaactagaatcattcgggtttagccgtcttatattacttctagttttactctaacattgtcactagaactaactctagaccgagaactagaatcattcgggtttagccgcacgtctctcaagacggctaaacccgattgattctagttctagtgttagttctaattttacattaacactgtcactagaactgacattagacctagaactagaatctttcgGGTTCAGCCGCACGTcgctcaagacggctaaacctgaatgattctactcccaggtctagtattagttctagttttacactaacactgtcactagaactagaaacactcAGATTTAGCCGTTTTCAGAGACGTAGgcctaaacccgaatgtcttttggctataacggatactcccttccccgtattaatccgttatatcgaaattctactataattatattaaactaACCATTTTGACAAAATTTTCCTGTTCTTCCTAAAGGACAATCACATTCATACTCTGCAATTAAAGGTACGCAACTTGATTCCATCCAACAATTCGATCTTAACGTGTTACATGGATTATATTTTGTCGAGCACATTGGCCCGAAAAAACTATCTTGGCACAAAcacctaaaattaaaatttaaaataaatcatttcttctcatttaatttttaaattttacgtaAATGTTCCTCCATGATATAAACAAGCCCCACCATTCTGACAAATCTTCTCATAACACTCAGTAGTCCCACATTGCCCCAAAGCCCTTCCAAACGCATACTTAGATTCAGCTAATGGAATAACAAAACCCCCCGATTTAAATTCAACGTCGTAAATGCACCCAGCGAATCCTGAATGAAGTGGTAAATCGTGAGGAAGCGATGTGAAATTTTTCGAATCATGTCCGCCTAAGTATAGAATTGGAACAACGTCGAGTTGGACTAAATTTCCGGGTGATCTTCCGGTGATATTTCCAAGATTTTCAACGAACAACCAAGCTCGTCTTCCAATTCGCCCAATATGGATTAAATGCGACCCCATTTCCGCGTTGATCGGTTTTGATGTGAAAATTCTTCTTGGACCAGAACCCAAATTCCACGTTAACATAATATAACCTTTAACAAAACTCACCGCCATATGATCCGAATGGAAATTGTGTTGACCTCTTTGCCCaagaaacattaaaatcgAGATTTGGTCCATTGTGGCTGGcgaaaaacgaaattttatttctaatttgttAGAAACCGTCGTTGGGAGAGGGTAAGCGATAAACGAAGAATATCCGTAGATTGAAGATGAAAAGTAGGGTTTTGTAATTTCTAAATCGCTTTCGCAAAAATGTCCGTGTTTTCCAAACGGGCATAAACAAATATAACCACTTCCTGTGAATGGTAAACATGTTGCTCCATATTGACAAGGATTATTATCGCAGATTGatgtttcacacatttttccaacgaatctttaaaaatgttttttgttaaataaaaaaaaaattactttagaGATTTTACCCATTTTTGCAATGACAATACCAATCTTCCCCTTTAGCTGAGCAACTAGCACCATTTCCACACGGATTTGATAAACAAGCAAGTGAGGAACATTCAGTAACTCCAACTCCATCATCTGcgtctttaaaaattaacatttctttcccagaaatttccaattttcttATACACCCAATAAATCCTTCATAACCGAACCCATCGATTTGGGAATTTTCAGGGATCCCTCCGAAATGTaccaataaatttttcttcgcAAAAGGATCCATTAAAGCAATTTGATCTCCACTCATAATTAATGTATcgttaatgttaataaaagcttCACAATGTTTATTATCTTTACTGAATTTTAATTCAGTTTTAATATCCATGTCATATCCGTTATTAACCGGGACTTCAACTTCGCTTAAAAGCATCGTTTGGAACCcacaagaaaatttaaattttaaatgaccCTCTTCTAAGTAAAGTGCGATATAAGAATTTTCTATATTGgtgtaaaaaattaatcctGATGTAGCTAGCGTTTTAACCTTGAATGAAATCGAAGCTTGGGATTGATTGAATAATCGGTGAGTCAGAAATGATTTTCCATTAAACGCCGCGTTACGTATACCAAGGTGTTTTTCACATAATAATCCATCTGTATCAAAAGGACAAACGCactaaaagatttaaaaaagttataaaaatgttgctaaaatttaaataaaattgattacttTATAACCATCCATAACAAAAGTACAAGTTCCACcgtttaaacatttattttcactttttgtACAAtctaaaaatggtttaaaCGTAGTGGTTATTTCGTGACCAATTGTTGTTATTTCTGTCTCAGATAAACCGCTTTCAGTTACATAACTTGGTTCGTCAGTTAAAAACGTCGACAATAAAAATGTCGATGTTTTTCCGTATGAAGTTGTTTCAACTAAATCAGTTACTGTTACACGTCCTGGAAAAGTTGAAAAAACGGTCGACGTAATTGGAACAAATTCGCTACTGGTTTCTTCGTGGTCACCAATCGACGTCATCCCATCTTTACCCGTCGTCGTCGTATCTAATTGAAAATAAGTCGTATCAGTTTCAGTCACATTTAAAATAGTCGTTATCTCAGTTGAAAATAGCTTAGTAGTCGATCTTTCAGTTAGAGTTGAGGTTGTATTAGAAATCGTTGATAAAGAAATAGGCGTTTCTGTTGGAATCGAAGTAATAAACGTTGATTCCGTCGAAAAAGTAGAAAACGTTGATTCAGAAGATGATTTTGTTGAAGATTCGGTTTGAGTAAAATTCGTTAAATCTATAAGATTAGTTGTTGAATTTGGCATCTCAGTAAAAACCGTTGAAGTCGTCGTAAATGTAATAGGAATCTCTGTTGTTGTAAAATCTATTATCGTTGGTCTTATATAAGTGCAATCTAATGAGTTGTCTTCTAAGATAAGACACTCGCAGTATAAACCAGTTAGTTTTGGCGGACAAGAACACGTAAATGTATCTATACCATCAATACAACTTCCACCATTCAtacatctaaaaaaaaataaacataataaatgCAGAATCGTTAAATAAGTGTTACCTTGGTCCTAATTGGCACTCATCATATTGATATTGACACCACTCCCCATGAAAATCAGGCACGCAATAACACATTGGATGCCCGGCTTCCATAAGACATAAAGCATCATTCCTGCAAGGATTGTCTTCGCAAACCATGATAACATCATCACAATTCCTCCCAGTAAAtcctaataaaaataatataaacaaaaaaaattttaaactaacCAAGTTATTCATCGTTGAAAATCTAAACTTTACTGAtgattcgtttttttttggtgaAAACTAGAAATGTTATGACACAATTGGAATTGGtgaattaaattgtattgtgattttttttgggAAAAGAACCTTCCAATGGAATTACGTAACAActaattgaattaattgaaattcaaATTCTATGAAATTGAAGATTCGATTGTGcgtttacattttcttttcttcctaCTTACCAAATGTACAGGCACATGAGTAATCAGCGTGAAGGTCGATGCAAACGGCGCCGTGTTGACATGGTGAAGACATGCATTCATCTATTTCGTGGTCGCATAAAAAGCCATTCCAACCTAAATCCAATTTATATTACCAAAAACTAAGTTATTTCgtgaaacaaaaatacaaactaATAGTGAttctaaataatatttctaattccttttttttgcttCGCTTTGTTACCTGCTGGACATTCACAACTAAAACTTTCTCCAGGTCCTTCAACGCAAACACCGCCATTGGCACATCTCGTTTCATTG contains the following coding sequences:
- the LOC111427806 gene encoding protein eyes shut — encoded protein: MKFIGSIKLCILSSFTIYWGVYAGFACLSNPCMHGVCMDGLNTSYSCYCIDGYTGVQCQTNWDECWSSPCLNGGVCYDGIASFNCSCPAGFVGEVCQEDFNECESNPCLNNGTCFDITNGYTCNCLPGYLGTYCEIDISVCDSTNETRCANGGVCVEGPGESFSCECPAGWNGFLCDHEIDECMSSPCQHGAVCIDLHADYSCACTFGFTGRNCDDVIMVCEDNPCRNDALCLMEAGHPMCYCVPDFHGEWCQYQYDECQLGPRCMNGGSCIDGIDTFTCSCPPKLTGLYCECLILEDNSLDCTYIRPTIIDFTTTEIPITFTTTSTVFTEMPNSTTNLIDLTNFTQTESSTKSSSESTFSTFSTESTFITSIPTETPISLSTISNTTSTLTERSTTKLFSTEITTILNVTETDTTYFQLDTTTTGKDGMTSIGDHEETSSEFVPITSTVFSTFPGRVTVTDLVETTSYGKTSTFLLSTFLTDEPSYVTESGLSETEITTIGHEITTTFKPFLDCTKSENKCLNGGTCTFVMDGYKCVCPFDTDGLLCEKHLGIRNAAFNGKSFLTHRLFNQSQASISFKVKTLATSGLIFYTNIENSYIALYLEEGHLKFKFSCGFQTMLLSEVEVPVNNGYDMDIKTELKFSKDNKHCEAFININDTLIMSGDQIALMDPFAKKNLLVHFGGIPENSQIDGFGYEGFIGCIRKLEISGKEMLIFKDADDGVGVTECSSLACLSNPCGNGASCSAKGEDWYCHCKNGFVGKMCETSICDNNPCQYGATCLPFTGSGYICLCPFGKHGHFCESDLEITKPYFSSSIYGYSSFIAYPLPTTVSNKLEIKFRFSPATMDQISILMFLGQRGQHNFHSDHMAVSFVKGYIMLTWNLGSGPRRIFTSKPINAEMGSHLIHIGRIGRRAWLFVENLGNITGRSPGNLVQLDVVPILYLGGHDSKNFTSLPHDLPLHSGFAGCIYDVEFKSGGFVIPLAESKYAFGRALGQCGTTECYEKICQNGGACLYHGGTFTCLCQDSFFGPMCSTKYNPCNTLRSNCWMESSCVPLIAEYECDCPLGRTGKFCQNETIISDVGFSGIRSYLTLDPVVFELIKFNIDFELRPLSDRGLVLFIGKRDFISIFLHGSVLEIRLLPSRHRILTSDLISLRSNKLLVLGNWHKINVGMYGRKTYLFVDGIVTTAILNNGDLLNLSGETIYLGGLPDLSILPNEATISYPIPFMGCIRNFFINSQRIPLTSTTIKSSRNIVDCDGTPCGGDYCENNGSCWLDPNLNPHCSCPDPYYGEKCEEIPSCEEKHCENNGKCLENRCACTIGYSGAFCETTISVKTPMFSKNSYIIISKGLDKKRDLNSFSTNFYLNFTTVSQNGLILWTEKSQSYLGIGIENGHLKIVYSIGNYDEILQVLDFPKISDGLWHSLEVNFEPFVLKLDQKEINIEIEHYNGTLNVDDKVFYLGGLPKEISQKYQGIFANYFEGCIIEFGYGKDVNIKDFSKYKGENIEMCNLV